The Chryseolinea soli nucleotide sequence CAGGGCCGTATTTTATTTTATTTCGAACTGCGCTACCAATTGGGCCTTCAGTTTTATTTTCCGGAAGGCCGTGGCATCCTGCCCCGCATCATCATTTACGGCGATTTCTCCTGCGGCTTTGTACATCACATTGGAATACACAGGCATAGGCTGAACCGGGTCGTTGTCCCAGTCGCGAACCATGAGGGGCTTGCCGGCTTCGGCGCCGATGGATTTGAGCAAGGTCTGGGCTTTGGCCTGGGCGGCTTGGAGCGCCTTGATCTTTAAATCGAGTTTGAATTTTTCCAGGTCGCTGTGGCTGACGCGGGTCAGGTCAAGTCGCTCTACTTTGACAGGCTCCAGCTTCTCCAGAAATTTTTCGAGCTCGGCGGCGCTGGTCAGTTTCAGTTCGTAGGATTTTTCACGGAACGCGTCCTTGTCCTTGCGGCCAAACTTGCCCAGTTGAGATCCGGCATCGGCCAGGGTGAGGTTCTTGCGGTCAACGCCGGCGGCCTTCAGGGCTTGGATAAAATCCTGGTCGAGTTTCTCCAGTGAAACTTTGTTTCGGTTTTCTTCGAATTCCCGGAGTCTTATGAAAAGAAAGATCTCGTTTGGTTCAATTTCCATTTGGGCCGAGCCGGGCACTTCGATAAAATGTTCACCCTTAAAAACATCCTGGGCAAAGGTGGTAACGGCGGTGAAAAAAAGGATTAAAAAGATTGTCGATCGCATAGCTATATATTTTTTTGTGATTAGACACAAAAGCCTTGCCCAAAGTGGTAAGCTGCCGGAAAAATTAAGGGCGCAAGTGGATAAGGTGTTGAAGGACAGGTCAAAAAAATGTGTTCGGCGTTTCAAATCTTTTAATTTTGAGGGGTTTGTTGCCCGAACGTTTTTACGAGAGACCATGAGAACAATTTTATCGTCAATTATTCTAATTCTTCAATCCCAATTTTTATACGCGCAATATCAAGTCGGCGAACCCGGGAGTTTCGATGAATTCACGGATGTGTTTTCCGGACCAGTTCCCAAATGGCGCCCACAAGGCGACGGGTATGCATTCTTATCAAGCGCCGGCATCGTCATAAAAATTGGTGACTCTACGCAAATTGTCCGAAAGGGACGAAACAATTTTGAATGGTCACATAGCGGAGAGAGCATTGTCTATTCCGCTAAGGACAGTATGGGTACTGTTAAAGTATACCGATACTTTTTAAAAACCGGCGTTAGTGAGCTACTGTCCTTTGAGTCGGATTGGCCTGATTTTTACCCGACTATTTCGCCAAATGATAGTGTAATTACTTACCACAGCGCAAAAGACAGTCCCTTCAAAATCTACTACTGGAAGGGCGGTGTCACCCGCAAAATTGTTGTGCCCAATCCAACAGACTCATACCTTCATCCGCAATGGTCCCCAAAGGGGAACTATCTTTCCTATTTCAAAGAAAACCCAGAGAACGTTTTTTTAGAGGTAATGGAATTTGAATCAAAACGGGTGGTCCTTTCGATTGACGCCAACAAGTTTGATTTCTACGACTGGTCTCCCGATGAAAAGGAAATTCTGGTACGAGAGCACACTAAAACCATCGACAATCGAAATTTCTATGATGGCACACTTGCCAAAATTAACATTGAAACAACGCAAAAGACGACCTTGACGAAAAAGTACACCAACATCTTTAGCGCAAGTTGGTCGAAGGAAACAGATAAGATTATTTTCTCGGCAAATGGAAATGTCTATGTTATTGATTCGAATGGACAAAACCAATACAAAATATCCTCCCATGGCTACTTTCCGGACATCCATCCAAACGGACAAAAAATAATTTTCGTAGGAAAAGGGACAGGCATTCCACTTTACGAAATTGATCTTGATGGAAAGAATTTGAAATTATTGGAGCCGAAGACCTTTGAGGAGGCGCCAAAAGGTTCGAAGATTGTAAGACCAGAATGACAAAAAATGAACCCCGATATGCCATGTGCTATTTATCGATTCACGATATCATTTGGGGATATGTTTGCCGGAAAGATTGTCCTCATGCGGCCAGTTATGGCCGGATGTGGATGGTGATCCGGGTATTCAAATCTTCAGCTTAAGGGTAATTCGTCAAGTAATCCCTGCAGATGGTCAGACTTCCCGCACTCCGACCTGTTTTGGTCGTTCCTTTAAGAAGAATTCGTAACAAAAATCTTAAACAACATGAAAAAGAACATTCTCTTTCCGTGGGTGGACGCCCTGTTGGGTGTCGTCCTATGCTTTGTCTTATTTGGTTTTTCTGCTACGTCGGGAGCACACAATGTCCAGGTTTATCTGGATAGCAAGTTGGTGATTGATCAGTATATCAATCAGAAAGTGGATGCCGCGAAAATAAACCTCGATCTGGCCGAAAATCCCAGCCAGCTCATCGTGAAATACAGCGAATGCGGAAGAACGGTGACCGGTCGAAAAATCACGCTAAAAGACAACGACAACAAGGTGCTGAAGGTGTGGGAATTCGCGGGATCATCAACCGGCGCCCAGGAACCCATGGCGTGCACCGTAAAGGATATTCTGGCCTTAAAACCAAAGAAGAGCAACACCCTGAAACTGTTCTATTCATCGGACGATTTTCCGCAAGGACAGCAATTCGCTTATTTGGTTCTCAGCGGCACAGCGACTACGGCATCAAGATAGTGTGATCGCATTCATTTCATCAGCCCCGAAGATGCCGGGGCTGATGTTTTTTTGCAACTCTATCGCTTGAAAAGGTGATCACCGATGATGCGCTGAACGACCTGTTCACGCAAGGTCCGGCCAATGGGCACCCGGGCATTTTCCAGGATAATTTCATCGCCTTCAATTGCCTTAACGTGTGGCAAGGAGATCAAAAAAGATTTGTGAACTCTTAAAAATTGGTCTTTCGGCATTTGCTCTTCCAGGCTTGCCAAGGTGATATACGTAATTAACTTTCGCTCGCCCGTGTGAATAATGACATAGTTCTGCATGCCTTCAACATAGGATATGTCACGAAAAAAAACCTTTTCAAATTTGCGGTCACAACGAACAAAATAGTAGTCAACTCCTGGCGCACTATTTTGTTCTGCGCGTGCCTTTAATTGAAAATACTCCATGGCTTTTTGAGAAGCTCTCAGGAACCGTTCAAATGTAATCGGCTTAACCAAGTAGTCGATGACATCCAGCGAATAACCTTCAACGGCATGGTCCGAATAGGCCGTCGTGAAAATCGTGATGGGAGGATTTCTGAGTGTCTTCAGAAAATCTATGCCGGTAATTTTCGGCATGTGAATATCCAAATAGATCAGATCTATCTTTTGTTCGTTTATGTAGGGCGCCGCTTTCAAAGCATCTTCACACGAGGCCACGCAACGCAGAAAATCGATCGCCTGAACATGCTCTTCGAGACCTTTTCGGGCAACGGGTTCATCGTCGATAATGAGACAGTTCAGTTTCATGAATTGTTGTTTAAAATTGTCTTGCCAAAGGCATCAACCAATGCGCAGCGAAAGGGTTACTTCGTAGCTATCCGCCCGGTTGTCGATGACCAGGCTATGGCGATCCTTGTACAATAAGTCCAGTCGCCGTTGCACGTTTTTTAATCCAATCCCTGCAGGATGATTCGCCAGCGTTTTATTTTCCTTTGTGTTGAAAATCGAAAGTTTAATCTGGTTATCAAGCTTATCGATCCGGATCCGAATTTCGTTTTTGTTTGGCGTATGCGACACATGCTTAAATGCATTCTCCAGAAAAGGAATGAACAATAGCGGCGAAACAGTGAAGCCCTTCACATCTTCGCCAACCCGAAACTCAATGGCATAGTTTTCATTTTTCCGCATCCGCTGCAAGTCGACATAGTTCTTTAAATAGAGGATCTCCTTCTCGATGGCTATTTCCTTTCCATTGCATTCGTACAACTGATAGCGCAGCATATCTGAAAACGCGGATAGCGTTTCACGGGCGGAAGTATTTTGCTTGTCGATTTGAAAATAAATGGTGTTGATGGAATTGAAGACAAAATGCGGGTTGATTTGAGCCTTCAGGTATTCCAATTCGGACGTCAATTTTTCCACTTCCATTTTCCGGATGAGCTCGCGTTGAAAGTACCATTCTTTGCTCAACTGCAGGGCGACATGGAACGCCAGGTAGAACAGGGCAATCGAGAAATTGTAGTACGTATCATATAAAATGGACCGCTTGCCAATATCGCCCAGGACATAACCCTGTAAATAGACATCGTGTATATTTTTCAACAACACGTATCCTGCCATCGCCACGCCCAGCAGAAAAACATAGGTTGCAATCTTTTTTTTGTTGGGCATATTTTGGGATGAGCACCAGCCAGTTAAAATAGATCAATAGTGCCAGTAGTCCATTGCGGATAATGATCTCCAGCAGAAACTGATCAAAACCTGCCTCCGCGATCAGGTAGTCCCGGGTGTACATATGAAACCCAATGGTGATCACCCAAAAGATCCCATGATCAAGCTTATATTTCCAGAAGCGATTCACGTACTTAAATTAGGAATTTAGACAGACTTAACCCTGTGCCGATCCCGGTAATTTTGTCTGGCAAAGCAATAAGATTGGTGCCCTCACGGACACAACCGTCTTGACTTGCGACCGTAGTTTATGTCGTTAAGTTTCTGTGAAAAAAAATTAATACGCCGTTACACCAATGGTGTTGTGCGGCAGCTTTGAATTTGCTCACTTGCGTGATGAAAAAGATCTTCCTGCTGATCGCCTGCGTATTTTTTGGTGCCGAGGCGTACACACAAACGTATCGACTGATCGCACACCGCGGCGGCGTGGTCGACAGTACGCGTGCAGAAAACAGCTTACCGGCGCTCAAGACCGCCATCAAGCAAGGTTACTGGATGGCCGAGATGGATCTGCGGCTGACCAAAGATGGCGTGTTCATCCTGCATCACGACCGAACGTTCAAGGATCACTTCGGCGTCGACAAACCGGCGACGGCGTTGACCTGGGATGAGATCAGCAAGTTGAGGGACACCCGGAGCGGTAGTCGTTTGATCACGTTTGAAGATGCTCTTCGCACGTGCCGCGGCAAGATGCAAGTGATGATCGACAACAAGATCGCAGGAAATGATACCGTCATGTTCAGCCAGGTGATCCGCCTTCTCAAAAAATACAACTTGCTGGAACAGGCCTTGATGATCGGCACAGATGAGTCCACCCCATATTTCACCGGCAAAATAAAGCTCAGCTGCACCCGGCAGCAACTTGAAGACAACCAGAAAAAACCCGGTTTCAAACCCAGTCATTATTATCTTTTCAGCGACGCCGAGGGCATGACCGCCGAAGATGTAGCATGGGCCGATCGAAAAGGCATCATGGTCGTGGCCGCCATCAATCGCTTTCATTATCGCGATGCAAAAAATCCCGATGAAGCCATTGCCGCCGATGTTGAGACGTTGAAATCGTGGGGCGTTAAATACTTTCAGATCGACTCTGAATTTGCGCGATACTTTCACAAGTAAAACATCCGTGCCAAACGCTTCCGCTTTAATTCTTTCGATTGCATTGATTTTCGCAGAACACCTCACGCTGACGGGCCTAGGGTGTTTGCTTAATCAAGTGTCAGACCTGATGTAGGGTGGTCGCACGAAGCGATGCATTGGTCGAGTTTTAGTCAAGCTGGGTCGATTGCCCTCTCCGCACAATTATTTTGTCCTTACTATAGCACTTATGAAATATAAGAACAGCTTAGCAACGGGCCGAAGTTTTTTACTGGCGGCAACTGTGTTCGCATCCTTTCACTATGCCACGGCACAAAAAGCGGATCTATTGGTCGTCAACAAGATCAAAACCAACGGCAACCTGGAGGGCAACATCGCTTTTGTAAATCTGGCTACGGGCAAGGTGATAAAAACGGTGCCGGTGGGCAAAGAGCCGCACGAAGTGGTGGTATCGGATGATAAAAAATACGCCGCGGTGAGCAACACCGGAAGTTATCAGGAGGCTGGCAACACATTGTCTATTATCGATATTGCTGCACAAAAAGAAATTCACCGCGTCGATCTCGGTCCGCTGTGGAATCCACACGGACTGTGGACCATGAACGGCTTGTTTTATTTCACCGCCGAAAGTTCGCGCGCGATTGGCGCCTACGATCCCACGATCAACAAGATCGTGTGGCTTAACGGCACCGGTCAAGACGGCACGCATACGCTGGCCGCTACGCAGGATGGTAAATATCTCGCCGCTACCAACCGTGGTTCGGGCACGATTTCCATCTTCTATCTACACAAGGAAAAATGGGGAAGCGATAAGAACAATCCGTCCAACGAAGAAGAGAAACCAGATCCCTTAGCTCCCGGTGTATGGCAGGAAACCATTGTACCGGTGGGTCGCAATCCCGAAGGCATTGTCATCAGCCCGGATGAAAAGCAAGTTTATGTTGGATTGAAAAATGGGGAAGGTGTTGCCGTGGTCGACCTGGCCACCAAAACAAAAGTAGACAACTTCAAGGCCGGCGATGCCAAACAGCTTTCGCGTCTCAAATTTTCAAAGGATGGCAAATACCTGCTGGGTACCGACAACTGGCCGGGCGGCGATCTAGTCATCATTGACGTAACGACCAAACAAGTGGTGAAGAAAATTTCTTTGGGCCAGGGCGCCGAAGCCATATTTATCGAGCCCGATGGAAGACACGTGCTGGTGAGCGTTACCGGGAAGGACAATGTTGCCGAGATCGATCTGCAAACCTTTCAAGTGACCCGCACCATCCAAACCGGCCAGGGGCCCGATGGCATGGCGTGGTTGGGTAATTAACATCACGGCAGGTAGACTACCTTTTCTGTTCTACCGCTCCGGAATTTTTTTATCAGCACTTTACCAGGCTGCGGTTCCGTTTCGCGCCCCATCACATCAATCCATCGGAAAGTGTCGGAGGATGTATTAGGGGATTCAGGAATGCCAAGGATTACTTTCGTTTCTTTGAGGATACAGAAACTCCGGTTTATATCGATCTTTAATCCTTTCTCGTAGATATCGCCTTCGCCTCCACCGAACCATTTTTTCCATGCCCAGGCATCGAAAGTCCAGAAGTCGTTGTAGGGTTTGTTGTCGTGGTCGGTAGAGGTCCAATACCAGCCTTGCGCGAAAAGTCCACTGGCGTTGAACACCTGGTAGATGATCTTACTTTCGTCGCCCGCGGGCAGATACCATTCGTCTTTGCCGTTCAGGTGCAGCGTGTCGCAGCGGTATGCTGGGTAGTTACCCGCGCCGAGTGCAGCCACGATCGCTTTTGTATTCTGGTAGCCGTCAGTTTGGGAATAAGCTCCGGTGTTGGTACCGATATGCTGGTTACCCGTGTACTCGGCTCCTCCCCAGGTGGTTTCGTTGGTTTCGGTGTCGATATAATAGACAACGGTATCGGTGTCTATCTGACGAACGCGCTGGGCATGAACAGTGTAGCACAGCAGTATCGCGAAGATGAAAAAGAGGGTTCTCATGGTGGGGGCTACTGGGTCAGGTTATTCCCACTACCAACTTATCGATTAGACGCGACTTTTGCAATCAGCCGACGGGTTGTGCCGATGTTCGGCTCGCTTAGAGATCGGCAGATCATCTACTGCAGCTGGATGGTAAACCAACGAACGTGGACAAAGGCGTCCCACTTGTATTTGTTTTTGATCATGCTCTGCTTCGGTAAAAATAAATGTACTTCTGTCGCTTTGTTTGACCCAATGTACTTTCCCAACAGTCGCTCGCGAACTACAACTTCATTAAAAATTGAACGGTCTTGAATGATCGGTTCGTTTAATTTAATCACGAAATTATCCGACTTGTTCCCGATTCTCACTTTGCGCTGAATGGTCCCTGTCCATTGCAATTCATTTTTTGTTTTGTCGTTTTTGATAGCATAGGTCAAAAGCACTTTCCTTCCCATCGCGATGTTGTTCAATACTCTTTTTTCGACTATCGAGTAGGCTGTAAAACCTAGTCCAGCAGCAAAAATTATTAATAATAGATCCATAGTCGCTACGCTGTCGAAGGTTATTGCCTGTCATACAATATATCAAAATCAAAAAATATATGAACGACCAAAATTGGGTAATTCGAAGTTTCCGCTCTAATCGCACCACCCGAAGGCAAACCCGGCAATAAAGGACCATCACAAGCCGGATTCAGGCCATCCAAAACCATCAAATTCGGGCAAGCGGCAGGATTTTGGATCGAAAACTACTTCCGGTCACCCGGCAGGAAACAACCCATTGTTTGAATTTTACAAGTATTGGATTGATGAAAACAAGGCCCGGAAACGCGTGGCCGCTACCTTTGTTCCATCAAAAGACAAAAAATCAACGCTTATGGAACTTCCGAACAAATATCTTGGCATGTGGGTGACCGGTGACGGCCATATCCGGCAGGAACTTTTGCCTACCGGTAGATACGACGAAGCCCGCGGTCCCAAGAAAAGCGCGTACACGGGACGCTATGAGATCACCGGTGACTATATTTACTACTGGGATGATACGGGCTTTACCGCCGATGGCACTTTCAAAGACATCAACACGTTGCATCATGGTGGGTATATATTCTATCGTGAAAGACAAAGCCCAAACTGAAATTCAAAACCGTACTTCGATCGCGTATGGAAAAGACTGAGACACTCGAAGATTTCTATAAACACAAATTCAACTGGATGCCCGAAAACCTGAGAAAGGACATCGGACATTTCAATGTATTCCGCATGGAAGATTGCGTGGGTCCTAACAAAGAACCCGTGCGTTACAGCCGACGCGATTTCCATAAGGTGGCGCTGATCCGGGGCAAACATGTCTATCATTACGCAGAGAAAAGCCTGGAGGTCTCGGGCACATCGCTGATCTTTTTCAATCCGCATGTTCCGTATACCTTCGAGCAACTGTCCGGTGACCCGACGGGTTACTTTGTCATCTTCAAAGATGGTTTTTTTACCGAACGTCTCCGCGGTGGACTTGGAGAGTTACCCATGTTTCAGCCTGGCAGTAAACCGAGTTATCTCTTAAATAAAGCCCAGGACAAACATGTAAGCCATGTGTTCGAGAAAATGCTGGAAGAAATCAATTCGGACTATGTTTATAAATATGACCTGTTGCATAATTATGTGATGGAGATCATCCACTATGCCTTAAAGATCCAGCCGACGGAGACGTTGTATCAACACACGAATGCCAACGCGCGCATCACGGCAGTTTTTAGTGAACTTCTGGAAAGACAATTCCCCATCGAGTCGCCCACGCAGCGCTTCACCCTTCGTTCGGCGCGGGATTTCGCCGAGCAGCTTGCCGTTCACGTCAATCACCTGAATCGCGCCATACGGCTAACCACCGGCAAAACCACCAGCGACCATATTTCTGAACGGCTGGCCAGTGAAGCTAAAGTGCTACTCAAACACACTCACTGGAACATCGCAGAAATTAGCTACTGCCTGGGCTTTGAGGATCCCGCTCATTTCAACCACTTCTTCAAGAAGCATGCGCAGGTCACTCCGTCTGCCTACAGAATGTAATACGGAAAAGTCAAACATCTCAGCATGCTCACGCTCCGTAGGAAAAAAGGTCGATACGCCATAGATCACATGCCCGGAAAATATGGACAACGGATGGCATACTCCTTTTCTCACGACTTCCTTCCTGAAAGGGTCCTGCTTCATATGCTTTCTTTAGATGTATTCAGGGAAACGGAAGACACTATTTATCTGCTAACCGAAAAGCAGGATAAAGCCATTCTCAACGTTCTGAAAAAACTTCAAGGTGAGCGAAACTCCGGTTACATTTTCTCCGAGCATCTTCAGAAAACGTATCTTATCGAACTCATCCACCTGATCACAAAGATTCATCATAGTGCTCTTCCTTCGCGCTCATCCGTCTAAAGAAGATCACATCACATCCTGTCCCTCTCTTTCATACCCGATATCATTTTTAATTCGCATTATGAAAAAGCCCTACTCAAAAACGGACTTACCGGTTTGGCAAATTCGCAAATACCTGGAGCCCGGCCCTATCGTACTCGTCAGTTCAAGCTGGAAGGGAAAAACCAACATCATGACCATGGGGTGGCATACGGTCATGGAGTTTTCTCCCTCCTTGATCGGGTGCTTTATCACCTCCGGAAATCATTCGTACAAAATGATTGAAAAAAGCGGCGAGTGTGTGATCAACATTCCTACCGTGGATATGATCGACACCATCATCGGTATTGGGAATACTACAGGCCAGCAAATCGATAAATTCAAAAAGTTCAAACTTACGCCAGAAGAATCCCAGACCGTTCATGCGCCGGGCATCAAAGAGTGCTATGCAAATTTTGAATGCCGTGTTGTCGACAAGCATTTATTGCCCAAATACAACTTCTTTATTTTGGAAGTATTGAAAGCGCAGGCGCCGTTGCGTCCCCGCTATCCGAAGACGGTTCATTATCGCGGCGAGGGTGTCTTTATGGTTTCCGGCAGGCACATCGCCTTTCCAGAAAAATTCCTGCCTCAGAATTTATGAGTTTGCCTTGCGAAAAAGAAACTCCTGAAGGCGTTGTTTGAATTTAGCAAGTATTGGTTTGAGGGCAACAAGTTCCCAAGCGCTGCCGGTATATACCTTTGATGCATCAAAAAAATCAATCACAAACAATTTCAAGTATGAAAAAGAAAACATGGTTTGTAACGGGCGCATCAAAAGGTTTAGGTCTCTCGCTTGTTAAAACACTCCTGGCGGAAGATTACCCCGTGGCCGCTACCTCAAGAGCACTCGGTGAACTGCAAACCGCCGTAGGCGCAACGTCCGCGAATTTCTTACCCCTTTCCGTTAATCTCACGGATGAAAAAAGCGTGGCCACGGCCATCGATGAAACCATTAAACGCTTCGGCTCCATCGACGTGGTGGTGAACAACGCGGGCTACGGTCTGGCTGGAGCATTGGAGGAATTGAGTGACGCCGAGGCTCGTGCCAATTTCGACATCAACGTATTCGGTTCCTTGAATGTCATCCGCCAGGTGCTCCCTCATCTTCGTAAGCAGATGTCCGGTCACATTTTTAACATTGCCTCTATCGGAGGCTTCACCGGTGGATTTCCGGGTTTTGGCATCTACTGCGCCACCAAATTTGCCGTGCACGGCTTTTCGGAATCTTTGGCGGAGGAAGTGAAGGCGTTTGGCATCCGCGTAACGGTTGTATCGCCCGGCTATTTCCGCACAAATTTTCTGGATGCTGCTTCGCTGAATGTTCCCAGTCACCCCATTGAAGACTATAAGTCGGTGAGGGAAGTGCAGTCGGTTCACCAAAACAACTACAATGGCAATCAGCCGGGAGATCCGGACAAGGCAAGTGCCGCCCTTATTCAGGTAGCGGAAGGTAAGGATGCATTGCTTCACTTGTTCCTTGGGCCCGATGCTTATGCGTTGGCCGAACAGAAAATGCGCGCCGTACAAAATGATATGGATGCCATCCGGGAAACGGCAACAGCAACTAATATCTAATGGGATGAAACAGGCCACCCGTACGATGGATCTTGTGCGGGTGGCTTTCAACGCGCCACCAACCGGATGAACGCAGGCCGTTTATCGATGCAGTCGACGACTCTTGTGCCGGGAATCCAAAGACCCGTGATCTGGAATGGATGACGTCTGTCGAGTCTGTTGTTTGTGAATAGGCATGGATGATGTTTAACAGAAGCGCGAATAGCAACAGGAGGGTTGCTTTCATTATTCACTGAGGTTTTTATTTCAGGCCTGCTGATGGCCTTCTTTAGTACTTACATTACTTCTTTCTGTTCGCATTCCGTTATTCTGTTGGAAATAAGCGCTTTGTCAGCCGTTGATTTGGCCAGGGCCAGGGCATTTTGAAAATGCGAAATGGCTTTTGTGTTATCAACATCGGTATAAAGCTCTCCCAAAAGCGAATGATATAAATGATTGTCGGTGAGGTTTATCTTTTCCGCTTCTATGATCGCCTCCTTTTTTCCATGTACTTTGGCCAGTGCGTACGTCCGGTTTAACGCTGCAATGGGTGAATATTCGATCAGCAGCAGTTGGTTGTAGAATTGCAGGATACATTCCCATTTTTCGTGGGTGTCGGCTTTCAGGGTGTGCCAGTAGGCGATGCCCGCTTCCAAATGATACTTTGAAACCTTTGTGCCGTGCGAGCCCCGGTTTAAAAAGTATTCTCCCTTGGCAATCAGTTCCTGGTTCCACAAGTCGGTGTCCTGATCTTGATATAAAACGATCTCTCCCCGCGCATTGCGTCTGGAATCAAACCTTGACGATTGAAAACACATGAGCGAAAGTAAAGCATTCGCATCCGGTTTATTCGTTTGTTCATTTTCAACCAACAGATAGGTCAATCGCATCGCTTCAAAGCAAAGATCCTTGCGCAAGGTAACGTCGTGGTTTGAAGAATAGTATCCTTCGTTAAAAAGTAAATACAACGTCATGAGCACAGCCGAGAGCCGGTGGTCTATGTCAACCAACGTTGGCTGTTCGATTTCAATTTTTTCTTCCCGGAGTTTCTCTTTGGCCCGTTGCAGGCGTTTGTAAATAACATGTTTGTTTGTCAGAAAGGCGCTGGCAATTTCATCTACTCCAAATCCGCAAAGCAGATTGAGTGCCAATCCAATTTGCGCTTCCGCCGGATTACAGGGATGGCAAACGACAAATATCATGGCCAGTTGGCTGTCGTTAATATTTTTGAGGGACAGATCAACCTCTATTTCTTCCGAAGTCTCGGCATTGTATTTTATCCCCTTTGAAATGGTTTGAGCAAAAAGGGTATCGCGCTTCAAATAGTCTTTGGTTTTATTTTTTGCAACGGTATAGAGCCACGCCGTTGGGTTTTCGGGCAGACCTTTTAAACCCCACAACTCTGATGCGATCAGAAACGTGTCGCTGACGATGTCTTCTGCAATTTCAATATGCTCAATACCAAATAGTCTGCAGAGTACAGAAACTATTTTTCTGTATTCCGTTCTGAATAAATGGGGTATGAGTTCTGCCTGGTCCATAAAAAAGAAATGCCTTTGTAAAAAGTACAAAGGCATTCAGGATTTTCCAAATGACGTTTAGAGTACGCTGATCTCCCGGATCTCAACATTTCCTCCAATTCTCAAAATAGGGCACCCTTTTGCCAGCTCGGTAGCTTCCTGGATCGAGTCTGCTTTTACGAGGCTATAGCCTACAATAGACTCTTTAATTTCTGTGTAAGGTCCATCGGCGATGACGTTGTTGGCTTTTAAAACCTGGCCCGCGGGAACCAACCGGTTTCCCCGGTCGACTAATTTGTTTTGCGCTGCAATACCCCCGATCCAATCCATCCACCGTTTCGTGGAAGCTTGCATTTCTTCGGGGGAGGCCTTCGGCATGGTGCTGTAGTCGGTTCTGAATACTAATAGGAAATCTTTCATTTGTTCGAAATTTTATGGTTAAAGATGAAGTCTACATTT carries:
- a CDS encoding Atu4866 domain-containing protein translates to MELPNKYLGMWVTGDGHIRQELLPTGRYDEARGPKKSAYTGRYEITGDYIYYWDDTGFTADGTFKDINTLHHGGYIFYRERQSPN
- a CDS encoding SIMPL domain-containing protein (The SIMPL domain is named for its presence in mouse protein SIMPL (signalling molecule that associates with mouse pelle-like kinase). Bacterial member BP26, from Brucella, was shown to assemble into a channel-like structure, while YggE from E. coli has been associated with resistance to oxidative stress.), which produces MRSTIFLILFFTAVTTFAQDVFKGEHFIEVPGSAQMEIEPNEIFLFIRLREFEENRNKVSLEKLDQDFIQALKAAGVDRKNLTLADAGSQLGKFGRKDKDAFREKSYELKLTSAAELEKFLEKLEPVKVERLDLTRVSHSDLEKFKLDLKIKALQAAQAKAQTLLKSIGAEAGKPLMVRDWDNDPVQPMPVYSNVMYKAAGEIAVNDDAGQDATAFRKIKLKAQLVAQFEIK
- a CDS encoding LytR/AlgR family response regulator transcription factor, which translates into the protein MKLNCLIIDDEPVARKGLEEHVQAIDFLRCVASCEDALKAAPYINEQKIDLIYLDIHMPKITGIDFLKTLRNPPITIFTTAYSDHAVEGYSLDVIDYLVKPITFERFLRASQKAMEYFQLKARAEQNSAPGVDYYFVRCDRKFEKVFFRDISYVEGMQNYVIIHTGERKLITYITLASLEEQMPKDQFLRVHKSFLISLPHVKAIEGDEIILENARVPIGRTLREQVVQRIIGDHLFKR
- a CDS encoding glycerophosphodiester phosphodiesterase, whose amino-acid sequence is MKKIFLLIACVFFGAEAYTQTYRLIAHRGGVVDSTRAENSLPALKTAIKQGYWMAEMDLRLTKDGVFILHHDRTFKDHFGVDKPATALTWDEISKLRDTRSGSRLITFEDALRTCRGKMQVMIDNKIAGNDTVMFSQVIRLLKKYNLLEQALMIGTDESTPYFTGKIKLSCTRQQLEDNQKKPGFKPSHYYLFSDAEGMTAEDVAWADRKGIMVVAAINRFHYRDAKNPDEAIAADVETLKSWGVKYFQIDSEFARYFHK
- a CDS encoding YncE family protein, with protein sequence MKYKNSLATGRSFLLAATVFASFHYATAQKADLLVVNKIKTNGNLEGNIAFVNLATGKVIKTVPVGKEPHEVVVSDDKKYAAVSNTGSYQEAGNTLSIIDIAAQKEIHRVDLGPLWNPHGLWTMNGLFYFTAESSRAIGAYDPTINKIVWLNGTGQDGTHTLAATQDGKYLAATNRGSGTISIFYLHKEKWGSDKNNPSNEEEKPDPLAPGVWQETIVPVGRNPEGIVISPDEKQVYVGLKNGEGVAVVDLATKTKVDNFKAGDAKQLSRLKFSKDGKYLLGTDNWPGGDLVIIDVTTKQVVKKISLGQGAEAIFIEPDGRHVLVSVTGKDNVAEIDLQTFQVTRTIQTGQGPDGMAWLGN
- a CDS encoding TolB family protein; translated protein: MIRHKSLAQSGKLPEKLRAQVDKVLKDRSKKCVRRFKSFNFEGFVARTFLRETMRTILSSIILILQSQFLYAQYQVGEPGSFDEFTDVFSGPVPKWRPQGDGYAFLSSAGIVIKIGDSTQIVRKGRNNFEWSHSGESIVYSAKDSMGTVKVYRYFLKTGVSELLSFESDWPDFYPTISPNDSVITYHSAKDSPFKIYYWKGGVTRKIVVPNPTDSYLHPQWSPKGNYLSYFKENPENVFLEVMEFESKRVVLSIDANKFDFYDWSPDEKEILVREHTKTIDNRNFYDGTLAKINIETTQKTTLTKKYTNIFSASWSKETDKIIFSANGNVYVIDSNGQNQYKISSHGYFPDIHPNGQKIIFVGKGTGIPLYEIDLDGKNLKLLEPKTFEEAPKGSKIVRPE
- a CDS encoding sensor histidine kinase, translated to MPNKKKIATYVFLLGVAMAGYVLLKNIHDVYLQGYVLGDIGKRSILYDTYYNFSIALFYLAFHVALQLSKEWYFQRELIRKMEVEKLTSELEYLKAQINPHFVFNSINTIYFQIDKQNTSARETLSAFSDMLRYQLYECNGKEIAIEKEILYLKNYVDLQRMRKNENYAIEFRVGEDVKGFTVSPLLFIPFLENAFKHVSHTPNKNEIRIRIDKLDNQIKLSIFNTKENKTLANHPAGIGLKNVQRRLDLLYKDRHSLVIDNRADSYEVTLSLRIG